GGCTGGCTACGGCCGTGGTAAACCATAGCCCTGCCGCGCCGGCAAAGATGAACATCGGCGGATAAGTGGGCAAGATGTGCCGATGTCCGATATTGAGATTGCTGCGAATCGCCACGCCCCAATACACGGCGAAAAGTACAATCAGCGGCACGAGTTGATACAGCCTGCCCGCAGGCCAGCGATCGCCGCTCGAATCCTGCCCGGTCGGCAGTTTGCGCCGCGCCCACAAGGTCCAACCGGCCAGCCCAGTGATGCAGAACAAAGTTAGTGGCGTCTTCCACAACAGGCAGAGTGGGAAGAAACTGGTCCATCCCTTGTACGAGAACGCGCCGTTGAGAAATCCGGCGCGCTGATTCGCGTAAAACAACGTATACGTGAAACCGTACAGGTAACTTTCGGGAAGCAGATGATGCTCGCGCGCAAAATGCACGAGCGCCAAAATCTGTGGCGAGGCGCCCCCTTCGAGATTTTCCCAGGGAATCTGCGTCTTACTTTCCGGCAGGGAGTCCGCGCCAAACATCGCGTAGCGAAAACCGTACGACGCCCAAATAATCAGCACCGCTCCGAGCGCAACGATCACGGCGCCTGCTACGAAAGCCATCAATAGACGTACCCGCCCGCGTAGCTCGTGCTGGCCGACGAGCGACACCGGCAACGGCCGGCTGCTCGACAGTCGTACGGCCAGCATGACAACGGCCATCGGCGCAATCAGGACTCCGGAATATTTCGAAAGTAGCAGGCCCGAGACACCGACGATCGCCGCTCCCAAAGTCAGCCACGAGATGCGATGCAACACGGCCCATATCCCGGCCGTCGCGGCCGTGAAGAATAGCGCCGCCACAAGGTCCGAGGTGGCGAGAAAGCCGTTTGCCAGGATCGTAGGAGAAAAGGCGTACAGCGTTAGGCTGATCAGTCCGCCGACAGGACCAAAGATGTGTCGCGACCAGAAATAGACCAGCAGCCCCAAGGCGAGGTCGGGCAGCACCATCATCATCCGGGCGCGCCACAACATGTTATCCGTTTCGCCCCCCATCGCGGTCATCAAGCGATCCGTAATACCCCACACGTCCGAGATCGACCACGAACGGTCGTCGACGGCCAGCTTGTATCCGTGCAGATAGATGGGGAGCGCCACCAGGCGCTGCGACCAGTTCCCATTTTCGGCGTGCAATCGGTAATCGTTCGCGGCCCAATAGCTGAAGCCGCCGCCGAGGTGGGCGCTTTCGTCGAAGGTCATCGACTTGCGAGCGACGGCAGTCGCGCCCAGCACCACATGGCATGCCAGCAGAATAACGACCGGCAATGGCCCGCGCAGCCGGGCGGCGATGCCGGTCGCAGGTCGAGGTTTTTTGCTGGCCATGTGCCGCAGCTCGGATGCCGGGGGAAAAATCAGCCCGCGATTGAGGGCTTTCTGGGCGACGCCTTCGCAGCAGAATATAGCGGTCCGCCGCGATGCTCGCGTCCCACCCTACGCGAACGCTCGATCGAATTGAGTCTTTAGCGTCACCTGCCGTGGCCTGGCACGTCAATACGGCGCCAGGCGATTGGCGGTCGCGGCGAGCCGTGGTCAAGTTGTAACGGCCCTACCAACTGTCCCGGCTTGAGTTCGCCGCCCTTGCCCAGTAGCATCCCCTGTCATGGTGTTTTCGGGCAGAGCTGGTAAGACCGCCACCGGCCGGACCGGCTGCCGTAAGCTATTGATGATTGTGCGGGCCGCAGCGGCTCTCAGGCAGGGAATCACTTGCGATCGGCCGCAATACGAGGGCAGTACCTCCCCGGCCATGCCGCGAACGTGCCCGCCGCTGACCGGTTTGTCGTGGGCGTTGATCGTTCGCAACGCGGCACGAGGCAATAGCTCCGGCCCGCCAGCGAAATTGGTCCGGGCCGCAAAACAGACAGTGCCATCCGCAGGACGCGGACGACAATGAGAACTTTTAGCGAGTACGGCATGAATTCGTCCCCACGTTTGTCCTTGGCCATTCCGGTGTTCAACGAGCGCGAGGTTTTCCCGCTGCTGGTCGAGCGCGTCGGCGCGGTGCTGGACAAGATTCCCGGCGGCCCGCACGAGATCGTGATGGTCGACGACGGTAGCAGCGACGGCACGGCCGAACTGCTCGAGGCCGCGGCCACGAAGGATCCTCGCATCGTAGGGGTACTGCTGTCACGCAATTTCGGCCATCAAACGGCCATCACCGCGGCGATGGACCAGGTCACAGGCGACGTCATCGTGATCATGGACGGCGACCTGCAAGACCCGCCCGAGGTGATCCCGCAGCTTTTGGCCAAGCACGCCGAAGGGTACGACGTTGTGTACGCACAGCGCGGACAGCGGCAAGAAGGCTGGTACCTGCGGCTGTGCTACTGGTTGTTCTATCGCCTGGTGACGATGCTTTCGAATACGCCGCTGCCGCTCGACAGCGGAGACTTTGCCCTGTTGTCGCGGCGCGTCGTCGATGCCATGCGGCAAGCGCCCGAGCGGCAACGCTACTTGCGCGGGCTGCGAGCGTGGGTCGGTTTCCGGCAGACGGGGATGGTCGTCGATCGCGCGGGTCGACACGCCGGCCGTTCGAAGTACACGCCGCTGAAACTCTTGAAGCTCGCCTCGGATGGCATCTTCGCCTTTTCGATCGTCCCGTTGCGCGGCGCGCTAGTGCTGGGATTGCTGGCCATCGTGGCTTCGCTTGTGTACGCGGTCTATGCGATCCTGGCCCGACTGGTCTTCGAAAGCAACACACCGCCGGGCTTTGCCTCGTTGATCGTGGTGATCGTATTCCTGGCGGGCATGCAGCTAATGCTGCTGGGCGTGGTCGGGGAATACGTGGGACGCATCTACGAGGAAGTGAAAGGGCGCCCGCACTATATTCTGCGCAAGGTCATCCGCGGCCAGTAAGCGCGGGACACAGCTCGCACGCAGTCTTTACGTTCGCGCGTGCTCTTGGCCGACCAGAACCAGGTTGTCCTGGTAGTAGGCGATCGCCTCAGTGGGATTGAGGTTGAAGATCGCGCGGCCGTCGGTTTGCCATTTGCCATGATCACGGCGGAATACGGCAGTGGCAGCGCGCAAGTTGCTGACGGCTTCGACCTCTTCCATGCCGCCCCCTTCGATTGCCTCGAAAGCAATCGTGACCGCGACAAAGGCGCACAGCTCGCCATTCTGACGATGCCGAGCGTAGGTGACCTCGTCCTCGAACGAGCAGTCGGTCCAGCGCAGGCCGCGCGGCTTGCCACTGTTGCCGGCCAACTCGACGAACTTGGCCTCCAGCCGTTCGCGATGCAGATGGAATTCGCTGCGATAGCGCTGATAGTTGGCGCGCTCGACGCGTGCGCGAACTTTCTGCCACGCAAACCCGATGACGACCAGGGCCACGACGCCTACAGCCGCGATCATCCAATATCCACCCGACATGGCCCATCCTCCCACACACCCACAAGCAGCCCGCGCAAAGAGCGCGGTGCGGCAATGTCGATTCTACGCCTGCCGAGGCCGCAAACGCAAGGAACATGGTGGCCGGCACACTTTAACCGCGGAATCCGCTGGCTTTTGTCCGGCTCAAAAGATGTAGGCGACGGTGCGTTATCCGGGTTCGATCCTAAACGTCTCGCGCGACACCGCCGTTAGCGTCGGCGTCTCCTGAACAGCATGCCCAGCGAAATCGCCGCCAGCGCCAGCGAGATCGTGGCCGGCTCGGGCACCAGCGGATGGACCGAGCCCACGCCCACGCCATAGATCGCCTCGATGCCGGCGATATCGTCGGGCGTGAGGAAACCAGTCCCGGGTCCGTCCATGCGGTGAAAGGTTGGATACATCACGGCCGTCGGATCGAGCGAATGGTCGAGCCCCAAGGCATGGCCGATCTCGTGCTCGGCGCAGCCCAGCAGGTCAGGATAGGTCAGGGTGCCGACCAAGGCCCAGCGATCGCCATCGTCGAAATGGACGTCGCCGGCCAATCCGGAAAACGTCGATGACGGATAGTACGCGTGCGCCTTGACGTTGCCGAAGCCGTCAATGAAGTGATGGCCGAAGCGGATCTCGGCGTTACTGGCCGAGGCTGGGTATTCGGCATCTGAGACCAGTGGGCCCGAGTCAG
Above is a window of Pirellulales bacterium DNA encoding:
- a CDS encoding glycosyltransferase family 39 protein, with product MASKKPRPATGIAARLRGPLPVVILLACHVVLGATAVARKSMTFDESAHLGGGFSYWAANDYRLHAENGNWSQRLVALPIYLHGYKLAVDDRSWSISDVWGITDRLMTAMGGETDNMLWRARMMMVLPDLALGLLVYFWSRHIFGPVGGLISLTLYAFSPTILANGFLATSDLVAALFFTAATAGIWAVLHRISWLTLGAAIVGVSGLLLSKYSGVLIAPMAVVMLAVRLSSSRPLPVSLVGQHELRGRVRLLMAFVAGAVIVALGAVLIIWASYGFRYAMFGADSLPESKTQIPWENLEGGASPQILALVHFAREHHLLPESYLYGFTYTLFYANQRAGFLNGAFSYKGWTSFFPLCLLWKTPLTLFCITGLAGWTLWARRKLPTGQDSSGDRWPAGRLYQLVPLIVLFAVYWGVAIRSNLNIGHRHILPTYPPMFIFAGAAGLWFTTAVASRATSGKTVAGNAPAQRDVATPPRFAAVARGVTLLLLALGTLETIGFWPNYLAYFNLIAGGPRQGYRRLVDSSLDWGQDLIELKRWLDAHPDDSRDPRRVYLSYFGTAKPEAYGIRAEELPKFFPRWNPTLPAPLAGGLYCISASMLQQVYTVPYVGKWNEQFEKYYQDLRQVVVPFQRAASNPAALQQMAESAPLAELQEAFRVYRVLRFGRLCSFLRQREPDDQVGYSIMIYRLTDADVDAALDGPPCELIARPEGEGQLEDDTAPADESQDQNAAP
- a CDS encoding glycosyltransferase family 2 protein; protein product: MNSSPRLSLAIPVFNEREVFPLLVERVGAVLDKIPGGPHEIVMVDDGSSDGTAELLEAAATKDPRIVGVLLSRNFGHQTAITAAMDQVTGDVIVIMDGDLQDPPEVIPQLLAKHAEGYDVVYAQRGQRQEGWYLRLCYWLFYRLVTMLSNTPLPLDSGDFALLSRRVVDAMRQAPERQRYLRGLRAWVGFRQTGMVVDRAGRHAGRSKYTPLKLLKLASDGIFAFSIVPLRGALVLGLLAIVASLVYAVYAILARLVFESNTPPGFASLIVVIVFLAGMQLMLLGVVGEYVGRIYEEVKGRPHYILRKVIRGQ
- a CDS encoding matrixin family metalloprotease encodes the protein MIRSFVFALLMLVVGARGAVAYTLTGTKWPQAFLGAPVTITYSYANLFDGGILDPNNQPVPEAILRGSIEEALSLWASVAPLNFVEAPDSGPLVSDAEYPASASNAEIRFGHHFIDGFGNVKAHAYYPSSTFSGLAGDVHFDDGDRWALVGTLTYPDLLGCAEHEIGHALGLDHSLDPTAVMYPTFHRMDGPGTGFLTPDDIAGIEAIYGVGVGSVHPLVPEPATISLALAAISLGMLFRRRRR